In a genomic window of Fimbriiglobus ruber:
- the dnaJ gene encoding molecular chaperone DnaJ, whose protein sequence is MAKRDYYEILIIAREASGEDIKKAYRKLAMQFHPDRNHGDAEAADKFKEATEAYEILSDAEKRQRYDRYGHAGLENMGGGGAQTVDLGDLFGDLLGSFFGGAGGQQGGGGRRRSGPAPGRDVQIVLDLELAEVAIGVKKTVTIQREDQCEPCSGTGAKPGTRPTPCKRCGGQGVVIQRQGFFQVQQPCRSCSGTGQIITDPCGTCRGAGRVLGRQAVEVDIPPGVDTGDRIRFQGMGDAGAPGAPRGDLEFAVRVRDHKFFQRDGQNLICQWPVTFSQAALGATIEITTLTAEKVKYDLPRGIQTHEVVRLSGHGLPNRRGGGRKGDLIIQVVVDTPQSLTAEQEQLFRRLAEIEIQIQQTVPPTKKSIFSKLKDWLTADDEKK, encoded by the coding sequence ATGGCCAAGCGCGATTACTACGAAATCCTCATCATCGCCCGCGAGGCGTCCGGGGAGGATATTAAAAAGGCGTACCGCAAGCTCGCCATGCAATTCCACCCCGACCGTAACCACGGGGATGCGGAAGCGGCCGACAAATTCAAAGAAGCGACCGAAGCCTACGAGATACTCAGCGACGCCGAAAAGCGGCAGCGCTACGATCGTTACGGCCACGCCGGCCTCGAAAACATGGGCGGAGGCGGCGCGCAGACCGTCGACCTCGGCGACCTGTTCGGCGACCTGCTCGGCAGCTTCTTCGGCGGAGCGGGGGGGCAACAAGGCGGTGGCGGTCGTCGGCGGTCCGGGCCGGCGCCGGGGCGTGACGTACAAATTGTCCTCGACTTGGAACTCGCCGAAGTCGCGATCGGGGTCAAGAAGACGGTCACGATCCAACGGGAAGACCAGTGCGAGCCGTGCAGCGGGACCGGGGCCAAGCCGGGTACCCGGCCGACGCCCTGCAAGCGGTGCGGCGGCCAGGGCGTGGTCATCCAACGGCAAGGGTTCTTTCAGGTTCAGCAACCCTGCCGCTCGTGTAGCGGCACCGGGCAGATCATCACCGACCCGTGTGGGACCTGTCGCGGGGCCGGCCGCGTCCTCGGCCGGCAGGCGGTGGAAGTCGACATCCCGCCGGGGGTCGACACCGGCGACCGCATCCGGTTCCAGGGCATGGGCGACGCCGGGGCTCCCGGCGCCCCGCGCGGGGATCTGGAGTTCGCGGTCCGCGTCCGCGACCACAAATTCTTCCAGCGGGACGGCCAGAATCTGATTTGTCAGTGGCCGGTCACGTTCAGCCAGGCGGCACTCGGGGCCACGATCGAGATCACCACGCTGACCGCCGAGAAGGTGAAGTACGACCTGCCCCGCGGCATCCAGACGCACGAGGTCGTCCGCCTCTCCGGGCACGGCCTGCCGAACCGCCGCGGCGGCGGCCGGAAGGGCGACTTGATTATTCAAGTTGTGGTCGACACGCCGCAGTCGTTGACGGCCGAACAGGAGCAGCTGTTCCGCCGGTTGGCCGAGATCGAAATCCAGATCCAGCAGACTGTTCCGCCCACGAAGAAGAGTATTTTCTCCAAGCTGAAGGACTGGCTCACCGCCGACGACGAGAAAAAGTAG
- a CDS encoding nucleotide exchange factor GrpE: MTDSQDLPPTADGPAGADDLRARVGVLEKQVTDYKLLIADFENSRKRLAQDAERQRKYAYEPLVRDLLNALDNLNYAAQAAKQAGDTGPLARGVSATINLFLEALKRHGVSRIDVAPGSPFDAHSHQAVMQQPTNDFEPGTVVAVTQNGFVLHDRVIRPASVVVASEPPAGGE, encoded by the coding sequence ATGACCGACTCTCAGGATCTCCCCCCGACTGCCGACGGGCCTGCCGGTGCCGACGATCTCCGGGCCAGGGTCGGCGTGCTGGAGAAGCAAGTCACCGACTACAAGCTGCTCATCGCGGACTTCGAAAACTCGCGCAAGCGGCTGGCCCAGGATGCCGAGCGGCAGCGGAAGTACGCCTACGAACCGCTGGTACGGGACTTGTTGAACGCCCTCGACAACCTCAATTACGCGGCCCAGGCGGCCAAGCAAGCCGGTGACACCGGCCCGCTGGCACGGGGCGTGAGCGCGACGATCAACCTCTTCCTCGAAGCGCTCAAGCGGCACGGCGTGTCGCGGATCGATGTCGCCCCTGGCAGCCCGTTCGACGCCCACTCGCACCAGGCGGTGATGCAGCAGCCGACCAACGACTTCGAGCCCGGAACTGTGGTGGCCGTCACGCAAAATGGGTTCGTTTTGCACGACCGCGTGATCCGGCCCGCGAGCGTGGTGGTGGCGAGCGAGCCGCCGGCGGGTGGGGAATAG
- a CDS encoding FmdB family zinc ribbon protein: MPTYDYQCDACGHTFEEWQSFKDDALTTCPKCKKKKLRRLFGGGAAIIFKGSGFYETDYRRTDADKKAAEADRQATDAKPETKTDTPAKTETPAKTEAPAATESKPGGKSAGKGKKGEK; the protein is encoded by the coding sequence ATGCCCACCTACGACTACCAGTGCGACGCCTGCGGACACACCTTTGAAGAGTGGCAATCGTTCAAGGACGACGCCCTGACGACGTGCCCCAAGTGTAAGAAGAAAAAACTCCGACGCTTGTTTGGCGGCGGGGCCGCCATCATTTTCAAGGGCTCGGGGTTCTACGAAACCGATTACCGGCGGACCGACGCGGACAAGAAGGCGGCCGAGGCGGACAGGCAGGCCACGGACGCGAAGCCCGAAACGAAAACCGACACCCCGGCCAAGACCGAGACGCCCGCTAAAACCGAAGCGCCGGCCGCCACGGAGAGTAAGCCGGGCGGTAAAAGCGCCGGCAAGGGCAAGAAGGGTGAGAAGTAA
- a CDS encoding DNA gyrase inhibitor YacG — protein MNKVRCPICDAAMPGNWIEYPEYPFCSRRCKTIDLGRWLGEDYRVAAKEAEHENRSTPGESGGDQDDVR, from the coding sequence ATGAATAAAGTGCGATGCCCGATCTGCGACGCGGCGATGCCGGGGAACTGGATCGAGTACCCCGAATACCCGTTTTGCTCCCGCCGTTGCAAGACGATCGACCTCGGCCGCTGGCTCGGGGAAGATTACCGCGTCGCGGCGAAAGAAGCCGAACACGAGAATCGGTCGACGCCCGGCGAATCCGGGGGCGACCAGGACGATGTCCGCTGA
- a CDS encoding IS66 family transposase, with protein sequence MNLSASTDGNDSGREVATPAAASWPEVIAGIRDDDRTPLVLLLLKVIEEYSQRIADLETELTQLTGEITQLKGGPKKPASNSKPSKLSKPFTPPLPDGKRPGSQKRSKTHDLPIHAEVPVTPKPLPPDAKLLRRDAFVVQDLVIKTHNTRYWLETWQAPMGEWIRGELPAGIRGHFGPGLLGFVLQQHYAAHVPQSRLLEELRDYGVDISAGQVNNMLTENHAAFHAEKDALLPTALQVFTCLNVDDSGAPHQGRYGSCLCICNEFFTSFHSSDTKERSKFLDVLRCGRIDYVLNEHAWAYLTRQGLPAKIWPLLQAEVSTGDVGERPFVTRTFADVSAWNQHLDGLGIDNAKHRQTMTEAALLGSAIAHGLSPNLGLVSDGSAIYALFVHGLCWIHQERNLAKLTPCGREQCQAMEEVLTAVWQLYADLKAYRLAPTPSQAELLRARFDAIVGRTTIWPELNAALQRMAGKKADLLRVLDRPDLPLHTNTAERDFRDWATKRKISAGTRGELGKRCRDTFLSLKSTCKKLGVRFTSYLQDRILKAGELLPLSELVRQRAAGSATI encoded by the coding sequence ATGAACCTTTCCGCGAGTACTGACGGCAACGACTCCGGCCGGGAGGTGGCAACACCCGCGGCGGCGTCATGGCCAGAAGTCATCGCGGGCATCCGCGACGACGACAGAACCCCTCTCGTGCTTCTCTTGCTGAAGGTGATCGAAGAGTACTCCCAACGCATTGCGGATCTCGAAACCGAACTTACGCAACTCACGGGAGAGATCACACAACTCAAGGGAGGTCCGAAGAAACCCGCGTCCAACAGCAAGCCCAGCAAGTTAAGCAAGCCCTTCACTCCTCCATTGCCCGATGGCAAGAGGCCCGGTTCGCAGAAGCGTTCGAAGACCCACGATCTGCCGATTCACGCCGAGGTTCCGGTCACGCCGAAACCGTTGCCGCCCGACGCGAAGTTGTTGCGTCGCGATGCGTTCGTCGTGCAGGATCTGGTGATCAAAACACACAACACGCGGTATTGGTTGGAAACCTGGCAGGCGCCGATGGGGGAGTGGATTCGTGGCGAACTGCCGGCGGGAATTCGCGGGCATTTCGGTCCCGGATTGCTTGGTTTCGTGTTGCAACAGCATTACGCGGCCCACGTTCCCCAGAGTCGCCTTCTCGAAGAATTGCGGGATTACGGCGTCGACATTTCCGCGGGCCAAGTCAACAACATGTTGACCGAGAATCACGCGGCGTTTCACGCAGAGAAGGACGCCTTGTTGCCGACGGCCTTGCAGGTTTTCACCTGCCTGAACGTGGACGATTCGGGGGCTCCCCACCAGGGACGTTACGGTTCGTGTCTGTGCATTTGCAATGAATTCTTCACGTCCTTCCACAGCAGCGACACGAAAGAGCGGAGCAAATTCCTGGATGTGCTGCGTTGCGGTCGGATCGATTATGTGCTGAACGAGCATGCCTGGGCCTACCTGACGCGACAGGGGTTGCCTGCCAAAATCTGGCCGTTGTTGCAAGCCGAGGTGTCGACCGGCGACGTGGGGGAGCGTCCGTTCGTGACACGGACGTTCGCGGATGTGTCGGCCTGGAATCAGCATTTGGATGGCCTGGGAATCGACAACGCGAAGCATCGTCAAACGATGACGGAGGCGGCGTTGCTGGGCAGCGCGATTGCTCACGGCCTATCGCCGAACTTGGGCCTCGTCAGCGATGGCTCGGCGATTTATGCCCTGTTCGTTCATGGCTTGTGCTGGATTCACCAGGAACGCAATCTGGCCAAGTTGACGCCGTGTGGCCGTGAGCAATGTCAAGCGATGGAAGAGGTGTTGACGGCGGTCTGGCAACTGTACGCCGACTTGAAGGCGTATCGTTTGGCGCCGACGCCGAGCCAGGCCGAGTTGCTGCGAGCGCGTTTCGATGCCATCGTCGGCCGCACGACCATCTGGCCGGAGTTGAACGCGGCGTTGCAGCGTATGGCGGGCAAGAAAGCGGACTTGTTACGGGTTCTGGATCGTCCGGACCTGCCGCTGCACACCAACACGGCCGAGCGTGATTTTCGGGACTGGGCGACGAAGCGGAAGATCAGTGCCGGCACGCGTGGCGAGTTGGGCAAGCGTTGCCGGGATACGTTTTTGAGTTTGAAGTCGACGTGCAAGAAGCTGGGAGTTCGCTTTACGTCCTACCTTCAGGATCGAATCCTGAAGGCGGGAGAGTTACTTCCTTTATCGGAGTTGGTCCGCCAGAGAGCGGCCGGTTCCGCAACGATATAG
- a CDS encoding metallophosphoesterase family protein gives MSISRRQLFAVGAAGAAGLMSVGTARGRSGSPTLRAAHITDVHINNDNDAPKGVAAMFAHMSVRKDWRPDVVLNTGDTVMAVNGNVTGAQAAEQIALWKQAAKGSPAPILACLGNHDVWDGKAPTAEVPAAKKGFALMTDVMGMPAPYYSVDRGGWHIISLNSMCAWPNYGSLTPEHFAWLKADLAKTPKSTPVLVLSHLPILSVTSLVYGDGARKGNDNLVPGAWQHADCWAITEVFRRHPNVKLCLSGHMHTCDRIEYRGVWYVCGGAVSGAWWDGSEYGFPPCYGKLDLFADGTFDYEFVDYGWAARKWKGKELAV, from the coding sequence ATGTCGATCTCCCGCCGCCAGTTATTCGCCGTCGGGGCCGCCGGCGCCGCCGGCCTGATGTCGGTCGGCACCGCCCGCGGGCGGTCCGGCTCTCCCACCCTGCGCGCCGCCCACATCACCGACGTCCACATCAACAATGACAACGACGCCCCGAAAGGGGTGGCCGCGATGTTCGCCCACATGAGTGTGCGGAAAGACTGGCGGCCGGACGTGGTCCTGAACACCGGCGACACGGTCATGGCCGTGAACGGGAACGTCACCGGCGCCCAGGCGGCCGAGCAAATCGCCCTCTGGAAGCAAGCCGCGAAGGGGAGTCCGGCCCCGATCCTCGCCTGCCTCGGCAACCACGACGTCTGGGACGGCAAAGCGCCGACGGCCGAGGTGCCGGCCGCGAAGAAGGGGTTCGCCCTGATGACGGACGTCATGGGGATGCCGGCCCCGTATTACAGCGTGGACCGCGGCGGCTGGCACATCATTTCCCTGAACAGCATGTGCGCCTGGCCGAACTACGGCTCCCTCACGCCGGAACACTTCGCCTGGCTGAAGGCCGACCTGGCGAAGACCCCGAAGTCGACCCCGGTGCTGGTCCTCAGCCACCTGCCGATCCTCAGCGTCACGTCGCTGGTCTACGGCGACGGCGCCCGCAAGGGGAACGACAACCTCGTCCCCGGCGCCTGGCAGCACGCCGACTGCTGGGCGATCACCGAAGTGTTCCGCCGCCACCCGAACGTGAAGCTCTGCCTGAGCGGGCACATGCACACCTGCGACCGGATCGAATACCGGGGCGTCTGGTACGTCTGCGGCGGGGCCGTGAGCGGGGCGTGGTGGGACGGGAGCGAGTACGGCTTCCCGCCGTGCTACGGGAAGCTCGACCTGTTCGCGGACGGGACGTTCGACTACGAGTTCGTCGACTACGGCTGGGCCGCCCGGAAGTGGAAAGGGAAAGAACTCGCGGTGTGA
- a CDS encoding DUF1559 domain-containing protein, with protein sequence MIPVRRAAFTLIELLVVIAIIAILIGLLLPAVQKVREAAARSQSTNNIKQMALATHGYHDTNNYFPPAFVDWDSNYNVSWYSRAGSTHYFILPYIEQTALAQKTWAYGSSQFNIFWAVYIGNGLKTYTNPSDPSDPSSGQFTDGSSYGVTGYAANYQSLGYFLNDSTNKVMKMASITDGTSNTIFFAEKTAVCVNKNYASSQGDVNYYNIWAYGRTSWKEWNPVFEYQLTGTASIFQVNPITSGANATCDPRLASSPRSAGILTGLGDGSVRFLSASTTPTTWWYACTPDQGEVLGSDW encoded by the coding sequence ATGATCCCCGTCCGTCGTGCCGCGTTCACGCTGATTGAACTGTTAGTGGTGATCGCGATCATTGCCATTTTGATCGGCCTGCTCCTGCCCGCCGTCCAGAAAGTCCGCGAGGCCGCCGCCCGCAGTCAGAGTACGAACAACATCAAGCAGATGGCCCTGGCCACACACGGGTATCACGACACGAACAACTACTTCCCCCCCGCGTTCGTGGATTGGGATTCGAACTACAACGTCTCCTGGTACAGTCGGGCCGGGTCGACCCACTACTTTATCCTGCCTTACATCGAGCAGACGGCCCTCGCCCAGAAGACCTGGGCTTACGGGTCGAGCCAGTTCAACATTTTCTGGGCCGTTTACATCGGCAACGGCCTCAAAACGTACACCAACCCGTCCGACCCGTCCGACCCGAGTAGCGGCCAATTCACGGACGGTTCGAGCTACGGCGTGACCGGGTACGCCGCCAACTACCAGAGCCTCGGATACTTTCTGAACGACTCGACGAACAAAGTCATGAAGATGGCGAGCATCACCGACGGCACCTCGAACACCATCTTCTTCGCCGAGAAAACTGCCGTTTGCGTCAACAAGAACTACGCCAGCTCGCAAGGCGACGTCAATTATTACAACATTTGGGCCTACGGGCGGACGTCCTGGAAGGAATGGAACCCGGTCTTCGAGTACCAGCTCACGGGCACGGCTTCCATATTCCAGGTCAACCCGATCACCAGCGGCGCGAACGCGACTTGCGACCCGCGGCTCGCCAGTTCCCCGCGGTCGGCCGGCATCCTCACCGGGTTGGGCGACGGGAGCGTTCGCTTCCTGAGCGCCAGCACGACTCCGACCACTTGGTGGTACGCCTGCACGCCGGACCAAGGCGAAGTACTCGGGAGCGACTGGTGA
- a CDS encoding GntR family transcriptional regulator encodes MSAPPLSSADTAGPKYVNLSNLLATRIQQGEWNEGRIPTVREIADAYGVSSFTASRALGLLQKRGLIFTKERSGCYARPTPQAAAVDTWALVLRVSPGTWKEVSEAASRAGFDRVAAEEQVNFVRVPVAFDDPAEGADDRAVKDAMAAGAAGLIFLPSRVSDDALRRDERFLAACRNARLPVVLVDRNLRGSDRPLEYDLVASDHFEGGRVCTRHLIDLGRRAIACVVASPTSSHAERQAGYLYALQTARSSDSGANPVADPLVLTQPPGIPAGEEYGWLADRLIAHRADGVICYQDYTAVGLTLELLRRGVRVPQDVAVVGCDDLPIGSTFSLGVTTYAYPSADIARWAVRLLRGRVANPAGPPVKVLLPGRLVIRNSTVSGG; translated from the coding sequence GTGTCAGCTCCTCCGCTCTCCTCCGCCGATACCGCCGGCCCGAAGTACGTTAACCTGTCCAATCTTCTGGCCACCCGCATTCAGCAGGGGGAGTGGAATGAGGGCCGGATTCCGACCGTTCGCGAGATCGCCGACGCTTACGGGGTGTCGTCGTTCACCGCCTCGCGGGCGCTCGGCCTGCTCCAGAAGCGGGGGCTGATTTTCACCAAGGAGCGGTCCGGGTGTTACGCCCGACCCACGCCCCAGGCGGCTGCGGTCGACACGTGGGCACTCGTGCTGCGGGTCTCTCCGGGGACGTGGAAGGAAGTCTCGGAAGCCGCCTCCCGGGCCGGGTTCGACCGGGTGGCGGCGGAGGAGCAGGTAAACTTCGTTCGCGTCCCGGTCGCGTTCGACGACCCCGCGGAGGGAGCGGACGACCGGGCGGTGAAGGACGCGATGGCGGCCGGCGCGGCGGGATTGATATTCCTTCCCTCTCGCGTGTCCGACGACGCCCTGCGACGGGACGAGCGGTTCCTCGCCGCCTGCCGGAACGCCCGCTTGCCGGTCGTCCTCGTGGACCGGAACTTGCGCGGGTCGGACCGGCCGCTCGAATACGATCTGGTCGCGTCCGACCACTTCGAGGGCGGCCGGGTCTGTACCCGCCACCTGATCGACCTCGGCCGCCGGGCGATCGCCTGCGTGGTGGCGTCCCCGACGAGCAGCCACGCCGAGCGCCAGGCCGGCTATCTGTACGCCCTCCAGACTGCCCGATCGTCGGACTCCGGGGCGAACCCGGTGGCAGACCCGCTCGTACTCACGCAACCGCCCGGCATTCCGGCCGGCGAGGAATACGGCTGGCTGGCGGACCGGTTGATCGCCCACCGCGCCGACGGGGTGATCTGCTACCAGGATTACACCGCGGTCGGGCTCACCCTGGAACTGTTGCGGCGGGGCGTCCGCGTCCCGCAAGACGTGGCGGTGGTCGGCTGCGACGACCTGCCGATCGGCAGTACCTTCTCGCTCGGGGTAACGACCTACGCCTACCCGTCGGCCGACATCGCCCGGTGGGCCGTCCGGCTGTTACGCGGCCGGGTGGCTAACCCGGCGGGTCCGCCGGTCAAAGTGCTGCTGCCGGGGCGCCTGGTGATTCGCAACTCGACGGTTTCGGGCGGCTGA
- a CDS encoding RrF2 family transcriptional regulator translates to MFSQTVEYALRAVVHLADQAPAARTTDQIAEATRVPKAYLSKVLQGLCHAGIVASKRGLGGGMVLTKTPSELTILEVVNAVEPIGRIRTCPLGLAAHGVRLCPLHKRMDNALAMVEDAFRQTTLAEVLAEPTESRPLCEFPSVGKS, encoded by the coding sequence ATGTTTTCGCAGACGGTCGAATACGCTTTGCGGGCCGTCGTTCACCTGGCCGATCAGGCCCCGGCGGCGCGGACGACCGACCAGATCGCGGAGGCCACGCGGGTGCCGAAGGCCTATCTGTCGAAAGTGTTGCAGGGGCTGTGTCACGCCGGAATTGTGGCGTCGAAGCGCGGGCTGGGTGGCGGCATGGTCTTGACGAAAACGCCGTCCGAGTTGACCATTCTGGAAGTCGTCAACGCGGTGGAACCGATCGGCCGCATTCGCACGTGCCCGCTCGGGTTGGCGGCCCACGGCGTCCGGCTCTGCCCGCTGCACAAGCGAATGGACAACGCGCTGGCGATGGTGGAAGACGCGTTCCGGCAGACGACCCTGGCCGAAGTGCTGGCCGAACCGACCGAGAGCCGTCCGCTTTGCGAGTTTCCCTCGGTCGGCAAGTCTTGA
- a CDS encoding protoglobin family protein, which translates to MVQIDEQRLETDLGYRFQYLTEFMGFGAEDISTIHAAAGAIAPLVPTLVNAVYEKLNTYDAAWRHFLPRQSGYGGAVPKSLEELTQDHEIIRFRKEHLARYLAALVTKPYDGKMVAYLDMVGKMHTPKAGSSELNVPLVQMNALLGFVADALTGTILSLGLERGQEVRTLRAFNKLLWLQNDLINRHYQDNPALSTAA; encoded by the coding sequence ATGGTACAAATCGACGAACAGCGCCTGGAAACCGACCTCGGATACCGCTTCCAATACCTGACCGAATTCATGGGCTTTGGCGCCGAGGACATCTCTACAATCCACGCCGCCGCCGGCGCCATCGCCCCGCTCGTACCGACGCTCGTGAACGCGGTTTACGAAAAGCTCAACACCTACGACGCCGCGTGGCGGCACTTCCTGCCCCGGCAATCGGGGTACGGCGGGGCCGTACCGAAGTCGCTGGAAGAACTCACCCAGGACCACGAGATCATCCGCTTCCGGAAAGAACACCTCGCCCGCTACCTCGCTGCGCTCGTCACCAAGCCTTACGACGGCAAAATGGTGGCCTACCTCGACATGGTCGGCAAGATGCACACGCCGAAAGCCGGGTCGAGCGAACTCAACGTGCCCCTGGTCCAGATGAACGCGCTGCTCGGATTCGTCGCGGACGCCCTGACCGGCACGATCCTGAGCCTGGGTCTGGAACGCGGCCAGGAAGTCCGAACGCTCCGCGCCTTCAACAAGCTGCTCTGGCTGCAAAACGACCTCATCAACCGCCACTATCAGGATAACCCGGCGCTCTCGACCGCAGCCTGA
- a CDS encoding DUF5690 family protein, translating into MGVPTESEAVAPPRDPSRGGWLATAPPWAFAGYAVAAAFVTYTCAYGVRKPFDAVTFTGEHFLGTRVDLKTACVLGQILGYMMSKYAGARVCSEVPRRWRGFVLAGCAIWSVGALVLFAVAPPGLRPVAMLANGLPLGMVWGLVVRYLEGRTTSDILLVGVSASFILAGALTKDVGLYLLTDGGVAEEWVPAVAGAIFLGPYLAGVWFLNRLPPPSTADVAARAPRADMTAADRRTLLRQLGPGLIFLLAAYLLLTSYRDFRDHYGREIFLGLGYPSAAGLFTRADRWALVGALAALAGLNAIKSHRRALAVVYVLVLSGFALIGLATAAFQANLLTGLGWISLVGVGLYLAYVPFGVVLFERVMAATRFRGTSVFVVQLADGVGYTGSVAIQLYRDLAHPGVGRLAFFIPLSYAVSIAGIVLATAGAIALYRRLRAHTPEAAQAAVESAGLS; encoded by the coding sequence ATGGGCGTTCCCACTGAATCCGAAGCAGTTGCCCCGCCCCGCGACCCCTCGCGGGGCGGGTGGCTGGCGACCGCGCCGCCGTGGGCGTTCGCCGGGTACGCTGTCGCGGCCGCGTTCGTCACGTACACGTGTGCCTACGGGGTCCGTAAGCCGTTCGACGCGGTCACGTTCACGGGCGAACACTTCCTCGGCACGCGCGTCGACTTGAAGACCGCGTGCGTCCTCGGACAAATCCTTGGCTACATGATGTCGAAGTACGCCGGGGCGCGGGTCTGCTCGGAGGTCCCGCGGCGGTGGCGGGGGTTCGTTCTTGCGGGGTGTGCGATCTGGTCCGTGGGCGCGTTGGTCCTGTTCGCGGTCGCCCCGCCGGGCTTGCGGCCGGTCGCGATGCTGGCCAACGGGCTGCCGCTGGGAATGGTCTGGGGGTTGGTCGTCCGCTACCTCGAAGGGCGGACGACGAGCGACATTCTTCTGGTCGGCGTGAGCGCCTCGTTCATTCTGGCCGGGGCACTCACAAAAGACGTGGGCTTGTACCTGCTAACCGATGGCGGGGTCGCGGAAGAGTGGGTGCCGGCCGTGGCCGGGGCGATCTTCCTGGGGCCGTACCTGGCTGGGGTCTGGTTCCTCAACCGGCTCCCGCCGCCGTCCACCGCGGACGTGGCGGCCCGGGCGCCCCGGGCGGACATGACCGCAGCCGACCGCCGGACGCTGCTTCGGCAACTCGGGCCGGGCCTCATCTTCCTTCTGGCCGCGTACCTGCTGCTGACTTCATACCGCGACTTTCGGGACCACTACGGGCGGGAAATCTTCCTGGGGCTCGGGTACCCGTCCGCGGCCGGCCTGTTCACCCGGGCCGACCGCTGGGCGCTGGTCGGCGCCCTCGCGGCCCTGGCCGGCCTGAACGCGATCAAGTCGCACCGGCGGGCGCTCGCCGTGGTGTACGTTCTCGTGTTGAGCGGGTTCGCGCTGATCGGACTGGCGACCGCCGCATTCCAGGCCAACCTACTCACCGGGCTCGGGTGGATTTCCCTCGTCGGGGTCGGCCTATACCTGGCGTACGTCCCGTTCGGCGTGGTGTTGTTCGAGCGGGTCATGGCGGCGACCCGGTTCCGCGGCACGTCCGTCTTCGTGGTCCAACTCGCCGACGGAGTCGGGTACACCGGCTCGGTGGCGATTCAGTTGTACCGCGACCTGGCCCACCCCGGCGTCGGCCGGCTGGCGTTCTTCATCCCGCTGTCTTACGCCGTCTCAATCGCCGGCATCGTCCTGGCGACGGCGGGCGCGATCGCCTTGTACCGGCGCCTTCGCGCCCACACGCCCGAGGCGGCTCAGGCTGCGGTCGAGAGCGCCGGGTTATCCTGA